A window from Drosophila nasuta strain 15112-1781.00 chromosome 3, ASM2355853v1, whole genome shotgun sequence encodes these proteins:
- the LOC132791518 gene encoding protein PET100 homolog, mitochondrial, producing the protein MGTWVLEVAKMGMYMTFPVALFHIFNQPEYFEEWVTKKKRELYPPESKSHHEELQRAIREHHQKHDAAMMRAIEEAERKK; encoded by the coding sequence ATGGGCACTTGGGTACTGGAGGTGGCCAAAATGGGCATGTACATGACGTTCCCGGTTGCACTGTTTCACATCTTCAACCAACCGGAATACTTCGAAGAATGGGTGACCAAAAAGAAACGCGAACTCTATCCGCCAGAGAGTAAGAGCCATCACGAGGAGCTGCAGCGTGCGATACGTGAACACCACCAGAAGCACGATGCTGCAATGATGCGTGCCATCGAGGAGGCAGAGCGCAAGAAGTAA
- the LOC132791513 gene encoding facilitated trehalose transporter Tret1-2 homolog, whose amino-acid sequence MSKAKVLPQYIAGLSAAFGAFCMGASMGWSAPVEQMLTKEEAYGFPISDDEFGWISSLLTLGATCVCIPAGFVIDWIGRKPTMLALIPPYMVGWILMIFANNVAMLYFGRFILGVCGGAFCVTASMYSTEISTLATRGTLGSFFQLNTVSGLLYGYIVGGYLPLLTINILCAILPLIFVTVHFFMPESPVYLAMKNRPEDATKSLKWLRGQDFDVSDELKEIMEETNKEDDEPKESVWKALRRPLTLKGIGIAVILQALQQWTGINAIMFYSTSIFEDVGSGLSGTICTILIGATQVIMTLIATMIIDKAGRRILLLISSVFMAITTCLMGVYFIMQESDPSSVESLGWLPITSILLFIVFFSIGFGPVPWILMAELFTDDVKSVAGSIAGTSNWFSAFLVTKLFPLLKNAIGSAPTFWIFTVIAIIAFFYCMFFVPETKGKTLIEIQHILAGGKLPPKNDTETEAEKH is encoded by the coding sequence ATGTCCAAGGCAAAGGTATTGCCACAATACATAGCGGGTTTGTCCGCGGCTTTTGGTGCCTTCTGCATGGGCGCCAGCATGGGTTGGTCAGCGCCTGTGGAGCAGATGCTGACGAAGGAAGAAGCCTATGGCTTTCCGATATCCGATGATGAGTTCGGCTGGATCTCATCCCTGTTGACTTTGGGTGCCACCTGTGTGTGCATTCCGGCGGGTTTCGTCATCGATTGGATTGGCCGCAAGCCGACAATGTTGGCATTGATCCCGCCTTACATGGTTGGCTGGATTCTGATGATCTTTGCCAATAATGTGGCCATGTTGTACTTTGGTCGTTTCATTCTCGGTGTGTGCGGCGGAGCGTTCTGTGTCACAGCCTCTATGTATTCCACGGAGATATCGACCCTTGCCACACGTGGCACACTCGGCAGCTTTTTCCAGTTGAACACGGTATCGGGATTGCTCTATGGCTACATTGTGGGCGGCTATTTGCCACTGTTAACTATCAACATACTGTGCGCCATTCTGCCACTGATCTTTGTGACCGTGCATTTCTTTATGCCGGAATCGCCCGTCTATTTGGCCATGAAGAATCGTCCCGAAGATGCGACCAAATCGTTGAAATGGCTACGTGGCCAGGACTTTGATGTCAGTGATGAGCTAAAGGAAATCATGGAGGAGACCAACAAGGAAGACGATGAGCCCAAGGAAAGCGTTTGGAAAGCTCTGCGTCGTCCATTGACGCTCAAGGGAATTGGAATTGCTGTTATCCTGCAGGCACTGCAGCAGTGGACGGGCATCAATGCCATTATGTTCTATTCGACATCGATCTTCGAGGATGTTGGCTCCGGTCTCTCTGGAACCATTTGCACCATTCTCATTGGCGCCACGCAAGTGATAATGACATTGATTGCCACGATGATCATCGACAAGGCTGGACGTCGCATTCTCTTGCTCATCTCATCCGTATTCATGGCCATTACCACCTGTCTGATGGGCGTCTATTTCATCATGCAGGAAAGCGATCCAAGCTCTGTGGAGTCTCTTGGCTGGCTGCCCATCACCAGCATTCTGCTCTTCATCGTCTTCTTCTCCATTGGCTTTGGTCCCGTTCCCTGGATTCTTATGGCCGAGCTCTTCACCGATGATGTGAAGAGTGTCGCTGGCTCCATTGCGGGCACCAGCAATTGGTTCTCCGCCTTCTTGGTCACCAAACTGTTTCCGCTGCTGAAGAACGCCATTGGCTCGGCGCCCACATTCTGGATCTTCACGGTCATCGCCATCATTGCCTTCTTCTACTGTATGTTCTTTGTACCCGAGACAAAGGGCAAAACCCTTATTGAGATTCAACACATCCTTGCCGGTGGCAAGTTGCCTCCCAAGAATGATACAGAGACGGAGGCAGAAAAGCATTAA